A region of the Clostridium estertheticum subsp. estertheticum genome:
ATAATAAACCCAGAATGTTTAACAGACACCTCTGCATCACCAACATGAGTTCCTTTCAGATTTGAATCTTGTATAAGTACACTTGCATAATGCCCTTCAGGTCTTTTAAACGTACTGCCTGCCGATGCATATTCCAAAGGTTGTTTATCACTTCTTTTTTTTGCAAGATCATCCATTCTAGCTTTTATAACTTCCTTGTCACCGGCCTGCAGTTTAAGAGTAACACTTATAACTGTATATCCATATTTAAGAACAGCACTACTTCTGTAAGACAATTCCATATCGTCTTTGTCTATTGTTAATAATTCTCCATTACCGTCTATTGCGAGTATACTATCTAGAACCATAGACATTTCGCCGTTATATGCTCCTGCATTCATAGCTGCTGCACCACCAATGCTACCTGGAATTCCGTTAGCAAACTCAATACCTTTAAGCCCTTTGTCTAACGCCGCCATTGTAACATCATATAAACTAGATCCACTTTGAGCTGTTATTTTATTTCCTTCAACCTCAATTTTATTAAGGTTACATAGTTTTATAACAACACCGCGAATTCCTCCATCCTTAACTAGTAAATTAGATCCATTTCCTATTAAATAATATTTAATTTTATATTTTTTACAAATTTTTATTAAAGCTTGAACTTCTAAAACATCACTTGGTGTCACTAAAATATCGGCTGGTCCACCCACTCTAAAAGAAGTATGGTTTTCCATTGGTTCATCAACCTTTATATTAGAATTGTCTGTTACTTTATTTATTTGTTTAAATAATTCCGCATATAATTTCATATTCTACTCCTTGAAAATATTAATATATTTATATACTTGCATAACATAAATAATATTATTTATTATACAAGATATAGTTCTTTTAGTTTACCCTTTTTACTACAATATTTCAACAGTTTAAATTTATGATGTATATAAATATTCCTAATAAGGTTATTTATTATTCTTAAAATATAATATAACGCACTCTGCAGACTTGCTATCCATAGACGGTGTATCCATTAGCTCTTTTTCGTCAGCACCTTTTATATTATCTATACTGCCAAACTTTTTTAATAGCTCTCTTCTTCTCTTTTCACCTATGTTGGGTATGTTATCCAATATAGAATATAATGTTCTTTTATCCCTAAGCGTCCTGTGATAAGTAATTGCAAATCTATGGACTTCATCTTGCACTCTAGTAATTAGGTGCATACTTTGGGAATTACTTTTCATAAATAGCTCTATATTATTATATATCAAACCTCTAGTTTTGTGCCTATCATCCTTAACCATTCCGCATACCGGTATATCAATATTAAGATTATTTAAAACCTCAAGGGCCACATTAACCTGACCTTTTCCACCATCCATAAGAATTAAATCCGGAAACACACAAAACTTGCCCTTACTAAGTTCTAAATTTCTCTCTTTTATTCTCTCCACTTCATCCAGTCCTCGACGAAACCTCCGTTCTAAGATTTCCCTCATACTATCATAATCATTTGCTCCTATTACTGACTTTATCTTAAACCTTCTATAATCACTGTTTTTAGGCTTTCCTCCTTCAAAAACCACCATGCTCCCTACAGAATCTACACCCATTATATTTGATATATCATATGATTCAATTCTATCAGGTATTTCATCAAGTTTTAATAATTCTGTAATCTCCCTCATTGCGATTTTATGGATTTCCTTATCTTGCATATCCTTTAATTTAAAATTTTCGAGAGTTATCTTTGCATTATTTGCAACCATTTCTAAAGTTTTTTTCTTTTCACCCTTTTGAGGAATCTTAATAGTTACCTTTGAATCTTTTTTAGCGCTAAGCCATTGTTCTAAGATTTCTACCTCACTTATAAAAGGTACATATATTGTTTTAGGGATAAATGCTGTCCCGCCATAAAACCTCTTTATAAATTCTTCTATAAGTTCATTTTCTACATTCTCTGCTTCATCATTTAAAATAAAGTGTTCTCTACCTACTATCTTACCATCGCGAAGAAAAAACACCTGAATACAAACATCTTTTTCATCAACATACACATTAATGAAATCTTCATTCTCACAATTTCCTATTATAATCTTTTGTTTCTCATTTATTTTTTCTATAGCCATAATCTTATCCCGAAGCATTGCTGCTTTTTCAAATTCCAAAACTTCCGATGCAGTTTCCATTTTGTTTCTTAAATCTTCCTTTATACTTTTATCTCTTCCCGTAAGTAGATCCAAAGCGCCTTTTATAATTTTACCATAATCTTCTTTACTGATATACCCTGTACATGGTGCTTTACATAACCCTATATGATAGTTTAAACATGGTCTATCATATAGGACACCTTCTTTAATATTTCTTCTGCATGTTCTAAGAGGAAATATTTGTTTTATAAGTTCAATGGTACTATATACAGCCGCGGAATCTGTATATGGTCCAAAATATTTTCCTCCATCATTTGCAATATTTCTAGTTACAAATACCCTTGGGAACTCTTCATTTATAGTTATCTTTATAAATGGATAATGCTTATCATCTTTAAGCAAAATATTATATCTTGGGCTATATTTCTTAATAAGATTGCACTCAAGTATCAACGCCTCCATCTCAGAATCAGCCACTATATATTCAAATTCAGCTATATTTTTCACCATAGCCATAACTTTTACAGAATGATTTTTTGATGATTTAAAATACTGTCTTACTCTATTTTTTAAGATTTTAGCCTTTCCAACGTATATTATTTCACCAAGATTATTTTTCATAAGATATACTCCTGGTGCATCTGGAAGAGTCTTTAGCTGATAATCAAAGTCAAACATAATACAACCCCCTCCCCTTTAAGATTATAATTATTTTCATTTAAACATATATATTCAAAATTATACCAATACGTTTAAATTTCCCGGGCAATTTATTACAAGTTACTACATATATTATTTTTTCTATGCCAGCATTCATTTTATACGTCATTATCTCTAATTATACTACTAAATAAATCATGTTATATAAAATATAAAGTCAAATATTATTGTAATATTTGACTTTATATTTTCACTATTATGCTCATGCTTTCGCATGTTTTTTAGAATTAACAAAGTTAGAATTTTATTGCAAATAATTTCTAACAAGTTCTCTAGTTATCTCAGCAGCTTTAGCGCCACCTTGTCCGCCTTCCTCTACAATTACTGATATAGCAATTTGAGGATCATCATAAGGTGCAAATCCAGTAAACCAAGCATGCGGAGCTTCTTGTTTACTTGGGTCATCATGATCTGCAGTACCCGTCTTGCCACTAACTACAATGCCCGAAAGAGCTGCACTAGTGCCTGTTCCTTGAGACACTACCTCCTTCATTAAACCCTTCATAACATCAGAATTATTTTTTGTCATCACTTGTCCAAGCTGCTTTGGCTGTAATTTCTCTATAGATTTACCCTTGCTACTTAATATTTCTTTAACAAGCATCGGTTCCATCATTGTACCACCATTAGCAACTGCACTCACAACTAATGCCATTTGCATAGGCGTAACTAAAACCCCGGCCTGACCTATAGCACTCTGTGCAATATTACCTTTTTCATTATTTTTATAATCTGGAAATACACTATTTTCTACAGTTAAACCTATAGTTGGAATATTCTTATTAAAATAAAATTTTTCTGAGGTATCTTTTAATGCCTTATTTCCTAAATCAAGACCTAACGATCCAAAAAATACATTGCTAGAATGCATATAGGCAGATTTAAAATCTATATTTCCAAAAGATTCACCATTATAATCTTCCAATAGTTTTGTTCCATTAACAATTAAACTACCATTATCATTTAAGCTGCTATTGTAAACATTGGCTATATTTTCTAAAGCACTTGCTGCCGTAACAGTCTTAAATGTAGATCCTGGTGGATATAGTCCAGATACTGCTCTATTAAGAAGAGGCATTTCCTTATTTGCAACTATGCTCTTCCAATCTTTCTCTAAATTATTAGGATCATAAGAGGGTTTAGAAACCATAGCTAAAATTTCTCCAGTTTTAGGGTTCATTGCTACTATGGAACCTCGATGATCACCTAAAAGTTCATAAGCCTTTTTTTGAAGTTTGGAGTCAAGCGTAGTTCTTAAACCATTACCAACTTTTTGCTCAGTGTCTCTATTAAAAAAGACAAATTTTGAAAGCGTTGTATCGTTATTGCCCATAAGTTGTGCATCATATTTTTTTTCAAGGCCACTAAGTCCATAAACAGGATCCATATATCCTATAGCATGTGCAAAAACTGCACCTTGCAAATAATTCTGTTTTTGAGATGTTTCACTTGTCTTCGTACTTTTTGTTAAAGCCGTCATATCCTTGTCATAAATTGTTCCCCTTAATACCTTATTTCTCTCTGCCCAAAGCCTTCGATTAAAGGTGCTAGCTACAGCTTTCTGGCTATTAAACATATATACATAAGTAATATATGTAATCAAAGCAATAAAGAGTATTAAAAATACCAACAGGACTTTTTTTATATTACTTACAAAATCATTCATAACTTTGACCGTCCTCCGAAATTTTTTGAAGTATACCCAGCGAGAAGAAAGTTATTAACATAGAACTCCCTCCAGCACTAACTAATGGTAGCGTTATACCCGTTAATGGAATAGCTCCAACTACTCCTCCTACTATAACTAATACTTGAGCGGCTAGCATTGTACTATATCCCACCGCGAGTAACCTCGTAAAGTTATCCTTGCTATAAATAGGTACCCTCATACACCTATAAAACAATAAAAAATATAAAATAATAATAGCAAATCCAGTAACAACTCCCATTTCCTCACAAATAGCAGCAAAGATAAAATCTGTAGTAACTACGGGAACCATTCCAGGGTGTCCAAGGCCAAGCCCCGTTCCGAAAAGACCACCCGAGGCTATAGAAATTAAAGATTGTACTATCTGTAGTCCTTGATCGGTAGCATATTTCCAGGGGTTTCCCCAAATCATAACCCTCAATCGAACATGTCCAAACATTTTATAACTTATAAATCCACCTATCATAAATAGTACTAAACATATTAAAATATATTTAAAATTCGAAGTAGCAATATATAACATAGTTATTGATATAGCAAAAAATAGAAGAGCTGAACCCAAGTCCTTTTGAACTACCATAAGTCCAAGTGATATCATAACTACTATTCCAGGTTCAATTAAAGCCTTAAATTTAGAAATTTCTGAATTACCATCGGTTTTTATTCCGTAATACTGCAGCGACGATGCTAAATACGCCACCAAAGACAATTTACCAAATTCTGTTGGCTGAAAAGTGAACCCAGCTATTTTCACCCAATTTTTAGCCCCATAAGTTTTAGCTCCCATTATACTTCCCAAAGACATAAGAATAAGAGTACATATCATATAAGCATATTTGTACTTTCCAAACTTACTTAAACTTGGGAAAAGAACTACCACCAGAATAAATATAGCAATTCCAACTGCATAAAAAATAAGTTGTTTAATTGCAACGGGCGAGTCCAGCCTATATAACATTCCTATACCTATAACCGCCAATACATTTGAAAAAAGTAGAATATACTTATCTCCATCCGGGAAAAATCTTCTTATAACGAAATGTGAGGCTGCAAAAACAAAGCATATTATCCCACCCATTATTAAAGCATTTTTGTCGAACTCATTTTTTCCAATAAGATACATATTCAAAAATAAAACTATACATAAAAGATAGGTATACCGTAGCAGCTTTCTCTCTTGTTTTATACTATCCATAATATCACCCCGCTTGCACTCATAATTTACCCTATAACCTTAAAGGTTGAAGTTCCTATTTTAATTATGTCACCTTTTTTTATATACACTGTATCCTTAACCGCTTTGTTGTTCATTATAGTACCATTAGTACTTCTCAAATCCTGCAAAATATAATTTGTATTTTTCATGTATATTTTTGCATGCTGAGAAGACACATATTTGTCTCCCAGAATTAAAAGATTATCTGCCTTTCTCCCTATTGAAAGTTGATCATTTAAAGGTATAACTGCACCCACCCTTAAATTAAGATTATCTCCTCTTTCAATTACCTCAAGACCCATAGTTTTCTTTATAACTGGTTTCTTTTTTGCACCACCTTTTATGTCCTTATACATTATTCTCAATGCAAATATTATTATAATGTAAATAATCGCTATAATAGCATATTTCATAATCTTGCTTATCTCAGCCATAATGCACTTTCTCCTCTTTAAAAAATAATCAAAGACTAGCATTCACTTTATGCTAGCCTTATATAAATTATAACATTTTTTTTAGATAATGTCCTGTATATGAATTTACATTTAAAGATATTTCTTTTGGTGTACCAGTGCACAAAATATTGCCACCCTTGTCTCCGCCCTCTGGTCCTAGGTCTATAACATGGTCTGAACACTTTATAACATCTAAATTATGCTCAATTACAACTACTGTATTCCCTGAATCTACTAGTCTTTGAAGTATTATAATAAGTTTACTAACATCATCAATATGAAGTCCTGTAGTTGGCTCATCCAAAATGTAAAACGTTTTTCCAGTACTTCTCTTAGATAATTCTGAAGCAAGTTTAATTCTCTGAGCCTCACCACCTGATAGTTGCGTCGAAGGTTGCCCTAGTCTTATATAACCAAGACCAACATCCATTAGTGTTTTAAGTTTACTGTAAATTCTCGGAATATTCTCAAAAAACTTTACAGATTCTTCAACAGTCATATTCAAAACATCATCAATATTTTTCCCTTTATACTTAACCTCTAAAGTTTCTCTATTATATCTTTTACCTGTGCAAACTTCACAAGGAACATAAACATCAGATAAAAATTGCATTTCTATTTTGATTATCCCATCACCGTGGCAGGCTTCACATCTTCCACCCTTCACATTAAAACTAAATCTTCCTGGTTTATACCCCCTGATTTTCGACTCAGAACTCATGGAGAAAACATCACGAATTACATCAAAAACGCCAGTATATGTAGCTGGATTTGACCTTGGAGTACGCCCTATAGGACCTTGATCAATATTTATAATTTTATCTATATTCTCTGCTCCTATTATATCTTTATGAAGTCCAGGATTCTTTTTAGAGTGATTCAATTTTTTATTAAGACCTTTAAATAGAATTTCATTTACTAAAGTGCTCTTTCCAGAACCTGAAACACCAGTAACAGAAGTAAACACACCTAATGGAAAATCTACACTAACATTCTTTAGATTATTTTGTCTTGCATTAAGTATTTTTATAGAATTCCCATTAGATTTTCTGGTTTTGCTTGGAACCTCAATCTTCTTATTACCACTTAGATATTGACCTGTAATTGATCTTTCACAATTTTTCACATCTTCAATTGTTCCGGCAGCAACAATTTCTCCACCATGTTCTCCAGCTTCTGGCCCAACATCTACAATGAAATCTGCTGCCTTCATAGTATCTTCATCATGCTCTACAACAATTACCGTATTTCCTATATCTCTTAAATGTTTTAATGTCTTTATAAGCTTATCATTATCCCTTTGATGAAGACCAATACTAGGCTCATCTAAGATGTATAAAACCCCCATTAAACTAGACCCTATCTGAGTCGCAAGTCTTATTCTCTGAGCTTCACCACCAGATAATGTAGCTGCTGATCTTGCTAAATTTAGATAATCAAGGCCTACGTCCTTTAGAAAATTAAGTCTATCATTTATTTCTTTAAATATTTGATTAGATATAATTTTATTTTTCTCTGATAATTTTATATCATTTAAAAATATAACTTCATCTACAATAGACAATTGACAAAATTCACTTATATTCTTACCACCAACTGTTACAGCAAGTACCTCTGGGCTTAACCTTGCACCCTTACACTTAGGACATGTATTATCACCCATATATTGTTCTACATCTCTTTTTATATAGTCAGAAGATGTCTCAAAATATCTTCTTCTCAAGTTGTTTATAATACCCTCATATGCATGATTAAAAGTACCCGATCTATACTCCTTAACATAATTAACCTTAACTTTTTCTCCATTTGTTCCATACAATAGTATTTTAAGAATTTCTGGCTCATAATCCTCTATTGGTGTATCTAGACTAAATTTGTACTTTTCACTTAGAGCTCTTAGCACTGAAAAAGTCCAGGAATCCTCCTTAAGACTACCTTCCCCAAAAGACATAACAGCTCCACCTTTAATACTCTTACTTTTATCCGGTATTATAAGGTCCTCATCAATTTCCATAAGTGTACCAAGTCC
Encoded here:
- the uvrC gene encoding excinuclease ABC subunit UvrC — encoded protein: MFDFDYQLKTLPDAPGVYLMKNNLGEIIYVGKAKILKNRVRQYFKSSKNHSVKVMAMVKNIAEFEYIVADSEMEALILECNLIKKYSPRYNILLKDDKHYPFIKITINEEFPRVFVTRNIANDGGKYFGPYTDSAAVYSTIELIKQIFPLRTCRRNIKEGVLYDRPCLNYHIGLCKAPCTGYISKEDYGKIIKGALDLLTGRDKSIKEDLRNKMETASEVLEFEKAAMLRDKIMAIEKINEKQKIIIGNCENEDFINVYVDEKDVCIQVFFLRDGKIVGREHFILNDEAENVENELIEEFIKRFYGGTAFIPKTIYVPFISEVEILEQWLSAKKDSKVTIKIPQKGEKKKTLEMVANNAKITLENFKLKDMQDKEIHKIAMREITELLKLDEIPDRIESYDISNIMGVDSVGSMVVFEGGKPKNSDYRRFKIKSVIGANDYDSMREILERRFRRGLDEVERIKERNLELSKGKFCVFPDLILMDGGKGQVNVALEVLNNLNIDIPVCGMVKDDRHKTRGLIYNNIELFMKSNSQSMHLITRVQDEVHRFAITYHRTLRDKRTLYSILDNIPNIGEKRRRELLKKFGSIDNIKGADEKELMDTPSMDSKSAECVILYFKNNK
- the uvrA gene encoding excinuclease ABC subunit UvrA gives rise to the protein MRDKIFIKGAKVHNLKNVDLEIPRDKLIVFTGLSGSGKSSLAFDTLYAEGQRRYVESLSAYARQFLGNMDKPDVEYIEGLSPAISIDQKTTNRNPRSTVGTVTEIYDYLRLLYAKVGTPHCPKCGKEITQQTVDQMVDRIMDMPLKTKISILAPIIRGKKGEHIKIIENIKKNGFVRARIDGTTVELMEEDIKLAKTKKHNIEIVIDRISVKDEVRSRLTESLESALKLAEGTAIASVVDGDDILFSEHFACIDCGISLGELAPRMFSFNAPYGKCDNCDGLGTLMEIDEDLIIPDKSKSIKGGAVMSFGEGSLKEDSWTFSVLRALSEKYKFSLDTPIEDYEPEILKILLYGTNGEKVKVNYVKEYRSGTFNHAYEGIINNLRRRYFETSSDYIKRDVEQYMGDNTCPKCKGARLSPEVLAVTVGGKNISEFCQLSIVDEVIFLNDIKLSEKNKIISNQIFKEINDRLNFLKDVGLDYLNLARSAATLSGGEAQRIRLATQIGSSLMGVLYILDEPSIGLHQRDNDKLIKTLKHLRDIGNTVIVVEHDEDTMKAADFIVDVGPEAGEHGGEIVAAGTIEDVKNCERSITGQYLSGNKKIEVPSKTRKSNGNSIKILNARQNNLKNVSVDFPLGVFTSVTGVSGSGKSTLVNEILFKGLNKKLNHSKKNPGLHKDIIGAENIDKIINIDQGPIGRTPRSNPATYTGVFDVIRDVFSMSSESKIRGYKPGRFSFNVKGGRCEACHGDGIIKIEMQFLSDVYVPCEVCTGKRYNRETLEVKYKGKNIDDVLNMTVEESVKFFENIPRIYSKLKTLMDVGLGYIRLGQPSTQLSGGEAQRIKLASELSKRSTGKTFYILDEPTTGLHIDDVSKLIIILQRLVDSGNTVVVIEHNLDVIKCSDHVIDLGPEGGDKGGNILCTGTPKEISLNVNSYTGHYLKKML
- a CDS encoding FtsW/RodA/SpoVE family cell cycle protein; the protein is MDSIKQERKLLRYTYLLCIVLFLNMYLIGKNEFDKNALIMGGIICFVFAASHFVIRRFFPDGDKYILLFSNVLAVIGIGMLYRLDSPVAIKQLIFYAVGIAIFILVVVLFPSLSKFGKYKYAYMICTLILMSLGSIMGAKTYGAKNWVKIAGFTFQPTEFGKLSLVAYLASSLQYYGIKTDGNSEISKFKALIEPGIVVMISLGLMVVQKDLGSALLFFAISITMLYIATSNFKYILICLVLFMIGGFISYKMFGHVRLRVMIWGNPWKYATDQGLQIVQSLISIASGGLFGTGLGLGHPGMVPVVTTDFIFAAICEEMGVVTGFAIIILYFLLFYRCMRVPIYSKDNFTRLLAVGYSTMLAAQVLVIVGGVVGAIPLTGITLPLVSAGGSSMLITFFSLGILQKISEDGQSYE
- a CDS encoding FHA domain-containing protein, whose translation is MAEISKIMKYAIIAIIYIIIIFALRIMYKDIKGGAKKKPVIKKTMGLEVIERGDNLNLRVGAVIPLNDQLSIGRKADNLLILGDKYVSSQHAKIYMKNTNYILQDLRSTNGTIMNNKAVKDTVYIKKGDIIKIGTSTFKVIG
- a CDS encoding peptidoglycan D,D-transpeptidase FtsI family protein — protein: MNDFVSNIKKVLLVFLILFIALITYITYVYMFNSQKAVASTFNRRLWAERNKVLRGTIYDKDMTALTKSTKTSETSQKQNYLQGAVFAHAIGYMDPVYGLSGLEKKYDAQLMGNNDTTLSKFVFFNRDTEQKVGNGLRTTLDSKLQKKAYELLGDHRGSIVAMNPKTGEILAMVSKPSYDPNNLEKDWKSIVANKEMPLLNRAVSGLYPPGSTFKTVTAASALENIANVYNSSLNDNGSLIVNGTKLLEDYNGESFGNIDFKSAYMHSSNVFFGSLGLDLGNKALKDTSEKFYFNKNIPTIGLTVENSVFPDYKNNEKGNIAQSAIGQAGVLVTPMQMALVVSAVANGGTMMEPMLVKEILSSKGKSIEKLQPKQLGQVMTKNNSDVMKGLMKEVVSQGTGTSAALSGIVVSGKTGTADHDDPSKQEAPHAWFTGFAPYDDPQIAISVIVEEGGQGGAKAAEITRELVRNYLQ
- the murB gene encoding UDP-N-acetylmuramate dehydrogenase: MKLYAELFKQINKVTDNSNIKVDEPMENHTSFRVGGPADILVTPSDVLEVQALIKICKKYKIKYYLIGNGSNLLVKDGGIRGVVIKLCNLNKIEVEGNKITAQSGSSLYDVTMAALDKGLKGIEFANGIPGSIGGAAAMNAGAYNGEMSMVLDSILAIDGNGELLTIDKDDMELSYRSSAVLKYGYTVISVTLKLQAGDKEVIKARMDDLAKKRSDKQPLEYASAGSTFKRPEGHYASVLIQDSNLKGTHVGDAEVSVKHSGFIINKKSASATDILDLIKLVQDEVQKKFGVKLDTEVKIWGEDKESSEISVNQ